One Syntrophales bacterium DNA segment encodes these proteins:
- a CDS encoding acyl-CoA dehydrogenase family protein — protein MARNEAMFEMTVELEAFRETVRKMAEEVLASRALDLDEKGEFPRDLLPSLVSLGIIGATTAADVGGSAMGYVAGLIAAEEISRVYPSLAFFLEGTQAPVHALEHYGNDRQRVRYLAPVIRGRKIVCLAATEPTGGSDMANLGTEAVRDGNAYRVRGRKVYITNGGIADICLLLVRTGNRASMLAVEKKTAGFSIGRREIQTGFRSVPISELVFEDCRVPVGNLIGREGDGHAIALSSFIVSRPIIGAIGLGIAEGAFEIALRFARERVLYGRPISRLQHIQFMLAEMETEIEKARWVVYYPGAALDRGLPPRRVGKWAARAKAVGAETALWVTQKAMQILGGQGVNPQSHLPRLLNDALELFPASGTVEVMKIIQATEILRKARS, from the coding sequence GTGGCGAGGAATGAAGCGATGTTTGAGATGACCGTGGAACTGGAGGCGTTTCGGGAGACCGTGCGGAAGATGGCGGAGGAGGTACTCGCTTCCCGAGCCCTGGATCTGGACGAGAAGGGCGAGTTCCCCCGGGATCTGCTTCCTTCCCTGGTGTCCCTGGGAATCATCGGTGCCACGACTGCTGCGGATGTCGGCGGCTCGGCGATGGGTTACGTGGCGGGTCTGATCGCCGCCGAGGAGATCTCTCGTGTCTATCCCTCCCTCGCCTTCTTTCTGGAGGGAACGCAGGCTCCCGTTCATGCCCTGGAACACTATGGAAACGACAGGCAGCGGGTCCGTTATCTGGCACCCGTCATCCGGGGCAGGAAGATCGTCTGCCTGGCGGCCACGGAGCCGACCGGCGGATCGGACATGGCCAACCTCGGCACGGAGGCCGTGCGGGATGGAAATGCGTACCGGGTCCGGGGCCGAAAGGTCTACATCACCAACGGCGGCATCGCGGACATCTGCCTGCTTCTCGTCCGGACGGGAAACCGCGCCAGCATGCTGGCCGTGGAAAAGAAGACGGCCGGCTTCAGCATCGGGCGGAGGGAGATCCAGACGGGGTTCCGATCCGTCCCGATCAGCGAACTCGTTTTCGAGGACTGCAGGGTCCCCGTGGGTAACCTGATCGGCAGGGAAGGAGATGGGCATGCCATTGCGCTGTCCAGTTTCATCGTTTCCCGTCCGATCATCGGGGCCATCGGCCTCGGCATAGCTGAAGGCGCGTTCGAGATTGCGCTCCGTTTCGCCCGGGAGCGGGTCCTGTACGGAAGGCCGATCAGCCGGCTGCAGCACATCCAGTTCATGCTGGCGGAAATGGAAACGGAGATCGAGAAGGCCCGTTGGGTTGTGTATTATCCAGGAGCGGCGCTGGATCGGGGACTCCCGCCGCGCCGGGTCGGCAAATGGGCGGCCCGGGCCAAGGCCGTAGGCGCCGAGACGGCCTTATGGGTCACCCAGAAGGCCATGCAGATCCTGGGAGGGCAGGGAGTGAATCCCCAGTCCCACCTGCCCAGGCTTCTCAACGATGCCCTGGAGCTCTTCCCCGCCTCCGGAACGGTGGAGGTCATGAAAATCATTCAGGCCACGGAGATCCTCCGCAAGGCAAGATCCTGA
- a CDS encoding radical SAM protein: MPKRKSDGRGAYHKEEIPKPPVFREIPKRYRRYGCPPSLIESALSGMDEPDLVLVTSFMTYWYPGVAEAIEHIRTRWRKVPVILGGVYATLCTDHAKQHSGADFVIPGDGIDALPSILEDVFDQKHDMPTGKDNLDDLPYPAFDLLPFLDQVPILTSRGCPFRCTYCASARMEPFFRRRDPHAVADEIAYWHTRHGIRNFSFYDDALLVNPDEMIRPLAREIIRRGLRLQFHCPNGLHLRELNEELGRLLFESGFRTLRFGFETVDVLRQRETGGKTGSDDLKAAMECLRKAGYRNGETGIYLLCGLPGQGVQEIEEGIDFVRSCGARPILAEYSPIPGTALWDEAVDASPHPIADEPLFHNNSLLPCAEKELTIPVFRELKRRALVPLDG; encoded by the coding sequence ATGCCAAAGCGAAAGAGCGACGGCAGGGGCGCCTACCACAAGGAAGAAATACCCAAACCCCCGGTCTTCCGTGAAATCCCGAAGCGCTACCGCCGTTACGGTTGTCCCCCTTCCCTGATCGAATCCGCGCTGAGCGGCATGGACGAACCGGACCTCGTACTCGTCACTTCTTTCATGACGTACTGGTATCCTGGTGTGGCGGAAGCCATCGAACACATCCGGACAAGATGGAGAAAGGTTCCCGTCATCCTGGGAGGGGTCTATGCCACCCTCTGTACAGACCATGCAAAACAGCACTCCGGTGCGGACTTCGTCATCCCTGGAGACGGAATCGATGCACTCCCTTCCATACTGGAGGATGTCTTCGACCAGAAACACGACATGCCCACGGGAAAAGACAACCTGGATGATCTCCCCTACCCCGCCTTCGATCTCCTCCCCTTCCTGGACCAGGTTCCCATCCTGACCTCCAGGGGATGCCCTTTCCGCTGCACTTACTGCGCATCCGCCAGGATGGAACCGTTTTTCCGGCGGCGCGACCCCCATGCCGTAGCCGATGAGATCGCCTACTGGCATACACGGCATGGGATCAGGAATTTTTCCTTCTATGACGACGCACTCCTGGTGAATCCGGACGAGATGATTCGTCCGCTCGCCCGGGAGATCATCCGTCGCGGGCTCCGCCTCCAGTTCCACTGTCCCAACGGACTTCACCTCCGGGAATTGAACGAAGAGCTGGGCCGTCTCCTGTTTGAGTCGGGCTTCCGGACCCTTCGTTTCGGCTTTGAAACGGTGGACGTCCTTCGGCAGAGGGAAACGGGAGGCAAGACCGGCTCCGACGACCTGAAGGCGGCGATGGAGTGCCTGCGGAAGGCCGGTTACCGGAACGGCGAGACAGGGATCTATCTGTTGTGCGGGCTGCCGGGACAGGGCGTCCAGGAAATCGAGGAAGGAATCGACTTTGTCCGCTCCTGCGGGGCGAGGCCCATCCTGGCGGAGTACTCCCCGATTCCGGGGACCGCCCTCTGGGACGAGGCCGTGGATGCGTCACCCCATCCGATCGCCGACGAGCCGCTGTTCCACAACAACAGCCTGCTCCCCTGCGCGGAGAAGGAGCTGACGATTCCGGTCTTTCGGGAACTGAAGCGCCGGGCTCTCGTTCCCTTGGATGGATAG